Proteins co-encoded in one Arthrobacter alpinus genomic window:
- a CDS encoding NPCBM/NEW2 domain-containing protein encodes MPVLHTVNPAKSPPMPPGRRIFGRRATAVALAGLLAAGALPALALSPAAMAAPGTPIAASNIKAEVAVEAGGATLGAISGFTTAGNVVSLKPASGAIRVTFLDDGNFRLEASPTGTFTDPANTPATPADPQRAANIVVGTADFTAGTVTVTEAGGVITMATAKVKLEVHKATGAFTLKRADGSVVWQESSALSFGTNTTTQHLTPIGGEQFLGGGMQNGRVVHTGSTINISNNYDWDDEGHPNAVPYYMTSAGYGVLRNTFAPGSYTFTENETTTHKEKRFDAYYFVGDYKQSLDGYTKLTGRPNLPPVYGLEYGDADCYNRSLRGEAPSADPKATKKQHTFDAVETAKEFKANDMPAGWMIVNDGYGCEYTTDAPGYDKNAPYDPNSTDKGLGNTVKAIKAEADLKTGLWTQRSLTNQPTEVGQDGIAVRKLDVAWVGEGYRLALTGCESAQDGIESYSAGRANTLMVEAWAGAQRCGVPWTGDHSGNLDAVRWAVPALAGATNSGQAFTASDVDGIFGGSTESYVRDLQWKAFAPELYSMSGWSYVDKRPWLYGDTATEINRKYLQMRQELMPYIYSLSVDANNNGVGMMRSMPLEFPNDPLSYTKEAETQFLLGSDYLIAPVSTSTPVRNGIVLPSGSQWVDYWSGTIYQGGQVLNGYSAPLEKLPMFVRAGSVVPKGPVARNASLVPENSALTVDVYPSGASSFTLNEDDKVTREFQNGKKSVQQFKVAAPAKNGGDVSVTIGKRDGDYTGKVSSRPYSLAVHSGSAPQSVSVGTTTLTKLADAAAIEAATTGWFYDAADAGGTVHVKAGQVASNATATVTLKSTSAVGGADSDATAAEVAVQLEAKVFQGQKTHASASFTNTGSNAKTNVVIAAVVPAGWTVSNAQGATLASVAPGVTVQATFDLVPGASSTAGLQSIGAKASYKDSKGQPREVSGANQMYVAYGSLAGAFNNISVTTADGAFVDKLGNFDGGGASFSADQLAAAGVTPGSTVTVDAGQPTEVNFTWPAAGANKNNAVALNGQTISLTGKGTDLAILGSSAIGAGASPELTITYADGTVQKQRPYFPNWLPQGDTRGAKVAIKAMGRNSQAQAANPEYTGTGYQIYSGTVRLLPNKELVSVQLPVEERAKFFDWQVVNFPLPTAPDKDTFASDLNPVSATNGYGVIGKDVVNKDSAGSPDVPLTVIDKTDPANPKTSTYEKGLGVHAPSNLSYYVGGQCSRFTSEIGLEGNFGGTIIFTVIGDGKVLYQSRTLINGFAPEKLDIDLSGVSYVELKVDPISAGAIGGAHGVWGNAKFACSEPVPADETAPVTTATVAPAAPAVTGWYTTAPSVSLAASDNVGVTKTEFKIGDGPWSPYTEAVTLPEGVNTLMYRSSDAAGNVEEAKATASFKVDTQVPLVTRGVDSKARIITLEASDSGSGIATIEYSIDGGTTWQAYTGAIKAGDDGVSVGYRVTDKAGLISASGIDAVIPPVETTEPAAPSLSAPTSAVAGSAITVTAKNLAAGESYELWIHSDPAKLATVTADATGAVTVTAKIPAAFAAGAHELTLEQGETTVARTAIVVTAATVDPPVTEPTDPPVTEPTNSASPAPTTPAGNGSNNGSDTGNNGDGLASTGAKVMLPAGIALLLVLGGAGALVVIRRRRA; translated from the coding sequence ATGCCAGTGCTCCACACAGTCAATCCGGCCAAGTCGCCGCCAATGCCTCCTGGGCGGAGGATTTTTGGACGGCGGGCCACTGCGGTGGCTCTCGCGGGTCTGCTCGCAGCGGGCGCCTTGCCGGCACTGGCCTTGTCTCCGGCGGCCATGGCTGCTCCCGGAACGCCCATTGCTGCCTCTAACATCAAGGCCGAGGTGGCTGTGGAGGCTGGCGGGGCCACTCTAGGGGCGATCAGTGGATTTACCACAGCTGGCAACGTGGTCAGCCTGAAACCTGCATCGGGTGCAATTCGCGTGACGTTCCTCGATGACGGGAACTTCCGTCTGGAAGCGAGCCCCACAGGGACCTTCACAGACCCGGCTAATACGCCTGCAACGCCTGCCGACCCGCAGCGCGCGGCAAATATCGTGGTGGGTACGGCCGATTTCACCGCCGGAACGGTAACAGTGACGGAAGCTGGCGGAGTTATCACCATGGCTACGGCCAAGGTCAAGCTTGAGGTTCACAAGGCCACCGGTGCTTTCACGCTCAAGCGTGCCGATGGTTCGGTGGTCTGGCAGGAATCATCAGCCTTGAGCTTCGGCACCAACACCACCACTCAACATCTCACGCCCATCGGTGGCGAGCAGTTCCTCGGTGGCGGGATGCAGAATGGGCGCGTTGTCCACACCGGCTCCACCATCAACATCTCCAATAACTACGATTGGGACGACGAAGGTCACCCGAACGCCGTCCCGTACTACATGACCAGCGCTGGATACGGCGTCTTGCGGAACACGTTCGCCCCGGGCTCTTACACTTTCACGGAGAATGAGACCACCACGCACAAGGAAAAGCGCTTTGACGCTTACTACTTCGTGGGCGACTACAAGCAGAGCCTGGATGGCTACACGAAGCTGACGGGCCGGCCCAACCTCCCGCCCGTTTACGGCTTGGAGTACGGTGACGCCGACTGCTACAACCGGTCGCTGCGCGGGGAGGCCCCGTCGGCAGATCCCAAGGCAACAAAAAAGCAGCACACCTTTGACGCCGTCGAAACGGCCAAAGAATTCAAGGCGAATGACATGCCCGCGGGCTGGATGATCGTCAACGACGGTTATGGCTGTGAATACACCACGGATGCGCCCGGTTATGACAAAAACGCCCCTTATGACCCCAACAGCACCGACAAGGGCCTAGGGAACACCGTCAAAGCCATCAAGGCTGAAGCGGATCTGAAGACCGGCTTGTGGACACAGCGGTCGCTGACGAATCAGCCCACCGAAGTTGGCCAAGATGGCATTGCCGTCCGCAAGCTTGACGTCGCCTGGGTTGGAGAGGGCTACCGCCTGGCCCTGACCGGCTGCGAAAGTGCACAAGACGGTATTGAGAGCTACTCCGCGGGCCGTGCCAACACACTCATGGTTGAGGCGTGGGCGGGCGCCCAGCGTTGTGGCGTGCCGTGGACAGGGGACCACTCAGGAAACCTTGACGCCGTTCGCTGGGCCGTGCCGGCCTTGGCTGGTGCCACCAACTCGGGGCAAGCCTTCACCGCCTCCGACGTTGACGGTATCTTCGGCGGCAGCACCGAAAGTTATGTCCGTGACCTGCAGTGGAAGGCTTTTGCCCCCGAGCTGTACTCCATGAGTGGCTGGTCCTACGTGGACAAGCGTCCGTGGCTCTACGGCGATACCGCGACCGAGATCAACCGCAAGTACCTGCAGATGCGCCAGGAACTCATGCCCTACATCTACTCACTGTCGGTTGATGCGAACAACAACGGCGTGGGTATGATGCGCAGCATGCCGCTGGAATTCCCCAACGATCCGCTGTCCTACACCAAGGAAGCTGAAACTCAGTTCCTACTGGGCAGCGACTATCTTATTGCCCCCGTCTCCACCTCCACCCCGGTCCGCAACGGTATTGTTCTGCCCAGCGGTTCGCAGTGGGTGGATTACTGGTCCGGCACCATCTATCAGGGCGGTCAGGTCCTGAATGGCTACAGCGCCCCGCTGGAGAAGCTGCCCATGTTTGTCCGTGCAGGCTCAGTGGTTCCCAAGGGCCCCGTTGCCCGCAACGCCTCTTTGGTGCCGGAAAACTCGGCCCTGACCGTCGACGTGTACCCCTCCGGAGCGTCCTCCTTCACCTTGAACGAGGATGACAAGGTCACCCGCGAATTCCAGAACGGCAAGAAGAGTGTCCAGCAGTTTAAGGTCGCCGCTCCCGCCAAGAACGGCGGAGACGTCTCTGTCACCATTGGAAAGCGCGACGGCGACTACACAGGTAAGGTGTCCAGCCGCCCGTACAGCCTGGCTGTGCACAGCGGTTCGGCGCCCCAGTCCGTCTCTGTTGGCACCACCACGCTGACCAAGCTTGCCGATGCGGCAGCTATTGAGGCAGCCACAACCGGCTGGTTCTATGATGCAGCCGACGCCGGTGGAACCGTCCATGTTAAGGCCGGCCAAGTTGCCTCCAACGCGACGGCGACCGTCACACTCAAGTCCACATCCGCCGTCGGAGGTGCAGATTCTGACGCAACCGCGGCGGAAGTTGCCGTGCAGCTGGAAGCCAAGGTTTTCCAGGGGCAGAAGACGCACGCTTCCGCCAGCTTCACCAACACCGGCAGCAACGCCAAGACGAATGTGGTCATCGCTGCCGTAGTTCCTGCAGGCTGGACGGTGAGCAACGCCCAGGGCGCCACGCTTGCCTCCGTTGCTCCAGGTGTCACGGTTCAGGCCACCTTCGATTTGGTTCCGGGGGCCAGCTCCACGGCCGGATTGCAGAGCATTGGCGCCAAGGCCAGTTACAAGGATTCCAAGGGCCAACCTCGCGAAGTCAGCGGGGCCAACCAAATGTACGTCGCTTACGGTTCCTTGGCTGGGGCGTTCAACAACATCTCCGTGACCACGGCCGATGGGGCGTTCGTCGACAAGTTGGGTAACTTCGACGGCGGCGGCGCCTCCTTCAGCGCCGACCAGCTGGCGGCTGCCGGTGTCACCCCCGGTTCCACAGTCACCGTGGATGCGGGCCAGCCCACCGAGGTCAACTTCACCTGGCCTGCTGCCGGTGCCAACAAGAACAATGCCGTTGCACTGAACGGGCAGACCATCTCGCTGACAGGCAAGGGCACCGATCTGGCCATCCTGGGATCCTCGGCGATCGGTGCCGGTGCCAGCCCGGAACTGACCATCACCTATGCCGACGGCACCGTCCAGAAGCAGCGCCCTTACTTCCCGAACTGGCTGCCGCAGGGTGATACCCGCGGGGCAAAGGTGGCCATCAAGGCCATGGGACGCAACAGCCAGGCCCAGGCAGCCAACCCGGAGTACACCGGCACCGGCTACCAGATCTATTCGGGCACGGTACGCCTGCTCCCCAATAAGGAGCTTGTTTCGGTGCAGCTGCCCGTTGAGGAACGCGCCAAGTTCTTCGACTGGCAGGTGGTGAACTTCCCGCTGCCCACAGCACCGGACAAGGACACCTTCGCGTCCGATCTGAACCCCGTCAGCGCCACCAACGGCTACGGTGTCATCGGCAAGGACGTTGTCAACAAGGATTCGGCCGGTTCCCCGGACGTTCCCCTGACCGTCATTGACAAGACTGACCCCGCAAACCCCAAAACCAGTACGTATGAGAAGGGCTTGGGCGTCCACGCGCCGTCCAACCTGAGCTACTACGTGGGCGGGCAGTGCAGCCGCTTCACCTCGGAAATTGGGTTGGAAGGCAACTTTGGCGGCACCATCATCTTCACGGTGATTGGTGACGGCAAGGTGCTCTATCAGAGCCGCACGCTCATCAACGGCTTTGCCCCTGAAAAGCTGGACATTGACCTGAGCGGCGTCTCCTATGTTGAGCTGAAGGTGGACCCGATCTCCGCAGGTGCCATCGGCGGCGCCCACGGCGTGTGGGGCAATGCCAAGTTCGCCTGCTCCGAGCCGGTGCCGGCTGACGAGACCGCTCCCGTCACCACGGCAACCGTGGCGCCGGCCGCACCCGCCGTAACTGGCTGGTACACCACGGCACCATCGGTCTCCTTGGCAGCAAGCGACAACGTTGGAGTCACCAAGACCGAATTCAAGATTGGTGACGGTCCGTGGAGCCCCTACACCGAGGCAGTGACCCTCCCCGAAGGTGTCAACACTCTCATGTACCGCTCCAGCGATGCCGCCGGCAATGTCGAGGAAGCCAAGGCAACCGCCAGCTTCAAGGTTGACACCCAGGTGCCACTGGTAACCCGAGGTGTTGATAGCAAAGCTCGTATCATCACCCTGGAAGCCAGCGACTCCGGCTCAGGTATTGCCACGATTGAATACTCAATCGATGGCGGCACCACCTGGCAGGCGTACACCGGAGCCATCAAGGCAGGGGACGACGGCGTATCCGTTGGCTACCGCGTCACTGACAAAGCCGGACTAATTTCAGCCTCAGGTATCGATGCAGTGATTCCGCCGGTCGAGACGACCGAGCCTGCTGCCCCGTCCCTTTCGGCGCCCACCTCAGCAGTTGCCGGCTCCGCGATCACCGTCACGGCCAAGAACCTGGCTGCCGGTGAAAGCTACGAACTGTGGATTCACTCGGATCCAGCCAAGTTGGCAACAGTGACAGCAGATGCAACCGGCGCAGTCACTGTGACAGCGAAGATCCCCGCGGCCTTTGCTGCCGGGGCTCACGAACTGACGTTGGAGCAGGGTGAGACCACGGTGGCCCGCACTGCCATTGTGGTCACTGCCGCCACCGTTGACCCGCCGGTTACCGAGCCGACAGACCCGCCGGTTACCGAGCCGACGAACTCGGCATCGCCTGCGCCCACCACCCCGGCGGGCAACGGCAGCAACAACGGCAGCGATACTGGCAACAACGGTGACGGCCTGGCCAGCACCGGAGCCAAGGTCATGCTGCCGGCAGGCATCGCCCTGCTGCTGGTGCTGGGAGGTGCAGGCGCGCTGGTGGTCATCCGCCGTCGTCGTGCATAA
- a CDS encoding response regulator transcription factor produces MRVVLAEDSVLLREGLVRLLEEMGAEVCAAVGDGVELVKAVAEHVPDLLITDVRMPPSHRDEGLKAAIEVRARFPSVAVLVLSQYVETSYAGELLAGASAGAGLGYLLKDRVARFEDFSDAVARIATGATVIDPEVIGALFANRGSADPISTLSPRESVVLELMAQGLTNAGIAKAIVVSAGAVEKHISAIFNKLGLHQSPDDHRRVLAVLQFLQSSY; encoded by the coding sequence ATGCGTGTTGTCCTTGCCGAAGATTCTGTCCTGCTCCGTGAAGGGCTCGTGCGCCTCCTTGAAGAGATGGGTGCCGAGGTGTGCGCGGCCGTGGGAGACGGCGTCGAACTTGTCAAAGCAGTTGCGGAGCACGTCCCGGACCTGCTGATCACGGATGTGCGGATGCCGCCCTCGCACCGGGACGAGGGCCTGAAAGCAGCCATCGAGGTCCGCGCCCGGTTCCCCTCGGTTGCCGTGCTGGTGCTCTCGCAATATGTTGAGACGAGCTACGCCGGGGAATTGCTCGCCGGTGCGTCAGCTGGCGCCGGGCTGGGCTACCTGCTCAAGGACCGTGTGGCCCGCTTCGAAGACTTCAGCGACGCCGTCGCCCGGATCGCTACCGGCGCCACTGTGATCGATCCCGAGGTCATCGGCGCTTTGTTCGCCAACCGCGGCTCCGCCGACCCCATCAGCACCCTGAGCCCGCGTGAATCCGTGGTGCTCGAACTCATGGCTCAGGGCCTCACCAATGCCGGCATCGCCAAGGCAATCGTGGTTAGTGCCGGCGCCGTGGAAAAGCACATCAGCGCCATCTTCAACAAGTTGGGCCTGCACCAGAGCCCCGACGATCACCGCCGTGTTCTGGCCGTCCTGCAGTTCCTCCAAAGCAGTTACTGA
- a CDS encoding sensor histidine kinase, with protein sequence MTYSIAPARQTSWFIWRSATWRQIGSDLSYILPGFFVSLASFTTLVALFTLGLSTLVIWVGLPVLVACLATARWFADINRAALRRWAGEIPPVHYRNQHKYSVSGMFKNLADPQLWKDFIHGFLVTFPLRTATFCVAITVLAATLGGLTQWFWMRFLPEGNTSLAQLIGLDNYLGVSPVTAESWLGLAYGAVLLLLLPFITHLLAVADAALCRTLLTNETAALRARSEELAASRAQVVSEEASTLRKIERDLHDGPQQRLIRMQMDVEAAQRRMATDPEAARKLMDGALEQSREALAELRQLSRGIAPPLLADRGLRTAVESLAGKSTLPVAVTGNLGPNVRITESAENAAYFVVSEALANVAKHAGANQAAITVNTSPTELLIEVRDDGGGGAHVGKGHGLAGLVDRLAGVDGSLEVVSPDGGPTSLRASIPLRD encoded by the coding sequence ATGACCTATTCCATTGCACCCGCCCGGCAAACGTCGTGGTTCATCTGGCGTTCCGCCACCTGGCGCCAGATCGGCTCCGACCTGAGCTACATCCTGCCCGGCTTCTTCGTTTCTTTGGCGTCCTTCACGACCCTTGTCGCCTTGTTCACGCTGGGCCTCTCCACGCTTGTTATCTGGGTGGGGCTGCCTGTGCTCGTGGCGTGCTTGGCGACGGCCCGCTGGTTCGCAGATATCAACCGAGCCGCGCTGCGACGCTGGGCTGGCGAGATCCCACCCGTTCATTACCGTAACCAGCACAAATATTCCGTAAGTGGCATGTTCAAAAACCTTGCCGACCCGCAGCTGTGGAAGGATTTCATACACGGCTTCTTAGTCACTTTCCCGCTGCGCACCGCAACGTTCTGTGTAGCCATCACCGTTCTGGCCGCCACGCTGGGCGGACTGACCCAATGGTTCTGGATGAGGTTCCTGCCCGAAGGCAACACATCTCTGGCCCAGCTCATCGGTCTGGACAACTACCTCGGCGTCAGCCCGGTGACAGCAGAGTCTTGGCTGGGACTGGCTTACGGGGCCGTACTTTTGCTGCTGTTGCCCTTCATCACCCACCTCCTGGCAGTAGCCGATGCCGCCCTGTGCCGCACCCTACTCACCAACGAAACCGCTGCCCTCCGCGCCCGCAGCGAAGAATTGGCGGCCAGCCGGGCCCAGGTGGTGTCCGAAGAAGCCAGCACCTTGCGCAAGATTGAGCGCGATCTCCACGACGGCCCGCAACAACGCCTGATCCGGATGCAGATGGACGTGGAAGCCGCACAGCGGCGCATGGCTACCGATCCCGAAGCCGCCCGCAAGCTCATGGACGGCGCTTTGGAGCAAAGCCGTGAGGCCTTGGCCGAGTTGCGCCAGCTCTCCCGTGGCATCGCCCCACCGCTACTGGCGGATCGCGGCCTGCGCACCGCCGTGGAGTCTCTGGCCGGCAAATCAACGCTCCCCGTTGCCGTCACCGGCAACTTGGGGCCAAACGTCCGGATCACTGAGAGTGCCGAGAACGCCGCCTACTTTGTGGTCTCCGAGGCCTTGGCCAATGTTGCCAAGCATGCCGGCGCCAATCAGGCCGCCATCACCGTGAACACAAGCCCCACCGAGCTGCTCATCGAGGTAAGGGACGACGGCGGAGGCGGCGCCCATGTGGGCAAGGGTCATGGACTGGCAGGCCTGGTGGACAGGCTGGCCGGCGTGGACGGCTCGTTGGAAGTCGTCAGCCCCGACGGCGGACCCACCTCCCTGCGCGCCAGCATCCCGCTGCGTGACTGA
- a CDS encoding ABC-F family ATP-binding cassette domain-containing protein yields MGHIDVANIDYFLSDGRQLLNGVNFRVSDGTKTALIGPNGTGKTTLLRIICQDIKADEGAVSRSGSMGVMRQFVGQVRDDSTVRDLLLSVASANISAAGKAVDAAELAMLELDDEPSQMAYAQAIADWGDVGGYEMETTWDEVTMAAMGMDFYTAQYRKAATLSGGEQKRLVLEALFSGPDEVLLLDEPDNYLDVPGKRWLEAKMAASPKSVLFVSHDRELLANAATRIVTLEPGINGASSWTHGGGFESYVKAREDRNARFEELRKRWDEEHIKLKELVNMYKTKAAFRSDMANRYQAAQSRLSQFLEQGPPEALPIEQNVKMRLKGGRTAKRAIIASKLELTGLMKPFSTEVWFGDRVGVLGSNGSGKSHFLRLLAAGGSDPDKEHEPVSDVDIAHVPHEGSVKLGARIRPGFFAQTHARPDLLTRTLLDILHRGDEHRSGMGREAAAGALDRYGLASSSEQKYDSLSGGQQARFQILLLELSGATLLLLDEPTDNLDLHSAEALEKAIDSFEGTVLAVTHDRWFARSFDRFLVFGSDGKVYESDEPVWDEKRVERAR; encoded by the coding sequence GTGGGACACATTGACGTTGCAAACATTGACTACTTTCTCTCCGACGGCCGGCAGCTGCTGAACGGGGTGAACTTTCGCGTCTCCGATGGCACCAAAACGGCGTTGATCGGCCCCAACGGCACCGGAAAAACCACGCTGCTGCGCATCATCTGCCAAGACATCAAGGCAGATGAAGGCGCCGTTTCGCGCTCAGGCAGCATGGGGGTGATGCGTCAGTTCGTGGGCCAGGTCCGCGATGACAGTACCGTGCGTGATCTGCTGCTCTCGGTGGCTTCGGCGAATATTTCCGCCGCCGGGAAGGCTGTGGATGCTGCCGAGCTGGCCATGCTGGAGCTCGACGACGAGCCCAGCCAGATGGCGTACGCCCAAGCCATTGCCGATTGGGGCGATGTGGGCGGCTACGAGATGGAAACAACGTGGGACGAAGTCACCATGGCTGCCATGGGCATGGACTTCTACACGGCCCAGTACCGGAAAGCTGCAACCCTTAGTGGTGGTGAGCAAAAGCGCCTGGTGCTGGAAGCATTGTTCTCCGGTCCGGACGAGGTTCTCCTACTGGATGAGCCGGATAACTACCTGGATGTGCCGGGCAAGCGCTGGCTCGAAGCGAAAATGGCAGCCTCGCCTAAATCTGTTCTGTTCGTCAGCCACGACCGTGAATTGCTGGCCAACGCTGCAACCCGCATTGTCACGCTGGAACCGGGTATCAACGGCGCCTCCAGCTGGACCCACGGTGGCGGTTTTGAATCGTATGTGAAGGCCCGCGAAGACCGTAACGCCCGTTTTGAAGAGCTGCGGAAGCGGTGGGACGAGGAGCACATCAAGCTCAAGGAACTCGTCAACATGTACAAGACCAAGGCTGCGTTCCGCTCCGATATGGCGAACAGGTACCAGGCTGCACAGTCGCGTCTGTCCCAGTTCTTGGAGCAGGGCCCACCCGAGGCGCTGCCCATTGAGCAAAACGTGAAGATGCGCCTCAAGGGTGGGCGCACGGCCAAGCGCGCCATCATCGCCTCGAAGCTGGAGCTGACCGGGCTCATGAAACCATTCAGTACCGAGGTCTGGTTCGGGGACCGTGTTGGCGTTTTGGGCTCCAATGGCTCGGGCAAGTCTCACTTCTTGCGGCTTCTGGCGGCTGGTGGCTCAGATCCGGATAAAGAACATGAGCCCGTGTCCGACGTCGATATTGCTCACGTGCCGCACGAAGGTTCGGTGAAACTTGGGGCACGCATCCGCCCTGGGTTCTTTGCCCAGACCCATGCCCGGCCGGACCTCTTGACGCGCACTCTGCTGGACATCCTGCACCGCGGGGACGAGCACCGTTCCGGAATGGGACGCGAAGCCGCGGCCGGGGCCCTGGATCGCTACGGTCTGGCGTCCAGCTCCGAGCAAAAGTACGATTCGCTCTCCGGTGGTCAGCAGGCGCGGTTCCAAATTCTGCTCTTGGAGCTCTCCGGTGCTACCTTGCTCCTGCTCGATGAGCCTACGGACAACTTGGACTTGCACTCGGCTGAGGCGCTGGAGAAGGCCATCGATTCCTTCGAGGGAACCGTTCTGGCGGTCACTCACGACCGCTGGTTCGCCCGGTCCTTCGACAGGTTCCTGGTGTTCGGCTCCGACGGCAAGGTTTACGAATCCGACGAACCGGTGTGGGATGAAAAGCGGGTCGAGCGCGCACGCTGA
- a CDS encoding MFS transporter: MNQQAVRAATFATFAVFAINGFVFASWAARIPAVTRILDLTSGQMGLLLLTIAAGSVIALPAAGTVVGRIGTAGTIRTGGFSVAFGGLIVSIALAQHSVALTAVGLFFFGIGIGLWDVAQNIEGADVERHRGRTLMPQFHGGFSGGALIGALVGAGLSAINVSMSAHLLAIVVIVVIAMVFVPKYFLPEVAPSASQQVGATAAKGRSAWTEKRTLLVGLVVLGAALTEGAANDWIAKATVDGLNASEATGAIMFAVFVASMTLFRFFGGRFIDQFGRVAVLYASLGSALVGLVIFVVAPNMVLAGVGAVLWGAGAAMGFPMGMSAAADDPARAAARVSVVSTIGYVAFLAGPPLLGFLGDHVTIRWALLAIAVAIVASILTAPAAKPLPESEFETASS; encoded by the coding sequence ATGAATCAGCAGGCGGTCCGTGCCGCAACCTTTGCCACTTTTGCCGTCTTCGCCATTAACGGTTTTGTCTTTGCCAGTTGGGCTGCGCGTATTCCGGCAGTGACACGAATTCTTGACCTGACGTCAGGTCAAATGGGGTTGTTGCTGCTGACTATTGCCGCAGGATCCGTCATTGCGCTACCTGCCGCAGGAACTGTTGTGGGCCGGATCGGCACGGCGGGAACTATCCGCACCGGCGGCTTCAGCGTGGCCTTTGGCGGGCTCATCGTCTCGATTGCCTTGGCCCAGCACAGCGTTGCGCTGACAGCTGTTGGACTCTTCTTCTTCGGTATCGGCATTGGGCTCTGGGACGTGGCGCAGAACATTGAAGGGGCCGATGTTGAGCGGCACCGAGGACGCACCCTCATGCCACAATTCCATGGCGGATTTAGCGGTGGTGCGCTGATCGGCGCCCTGGTTGGGGCGGGACTTTCGGCCATCAATGTCAGCATGTCCGCGCACTTGCTGGCCATTGTGGTGATCGTTGTCATTGCCATGGTCTTTGTCCCCAAGTACTTCCTGCCGGAGGTGGCGCCGAGCGCCAGCCAGCAGGTTGGTGCTACGGCTGCCAAGGGTCGCAGCGCCTGGACCGAGAAGCGGACCCTTCTGGTGGGGCTGGTGGTCCTGGGCGCCGCCCTGACCGAAGGTGCGGCCAACGACTGGATTGCCAAGGCAACTGTTGACGGGCTTAATGCCTCAGAAGCGACAGGTGCCATCATGTTTGCCGTATTTGTGGCATCGATGACGCTGTTCCGGTTCTTTGGCGGCCGGTTCATTGATCAGTTTGGGCGGGTTGCGGTGCTGTACGCCAGCTTGGGCTCGGCGTTGGTGGGCCTGGTGATCTTTGTGGTTGCACCGAATATGGTGCTGGCCGGCGTAGGTGCCGTGCTGTGGGGCGCCGGTGCCGCCATGGGGTTCCCCATGGGCATGTCCGCGGCCGCCGATGATCCCGCACGGGCCGCCGCCCGAGTCTCAGTGGTTTCCACCATTGGCTATGTGGCGTTCCTGGCGGGTCCGCCGCTGCTGGGCTTCCTGGGCGACCATGTCACCATTCGCTGGGCACTGCTTGCGATTGCCGTTGCCATCGTGGCATCTATCCTGACTGCTCCGGCAGCGAAGCCGCTGCCCGAGTCTGAGTTTGAGACTGCGAGTAGCTAG
- a CDS encoding phosphatase PAP2 family protein, giving the protein MPALTSESTALRPLAWSRTRLLQLSLPALAVLLAGAWLMWATGNHPPFQKFDDGWYQLMRSSRTPWLTDANRVLDFVGNDGMVIYSVLLLLVLLRRHWRLALFTAVVNLCALGLTHLIKFLVDRPRPSDHLVPVDHGSYPSGHVSGTVTAMVVTAVVLGRLWMWVSCAILSVAMMYSRTYLGVHWASDTIAGALLGAGVTLLLWALLRDKCLGRNINHGSIEDGPQPL; this is encoded by the coding sequence ATGCCCGCTTTGACCTCAGAATCCACCGCGCTGCGTCCACTGGCTTGGTCCCGGACCCGGCTCCTCCAGCTTTCGCTGCCTGCGCTGGCCGTGCTGCTAGCCGGCGCCTGGCTGATGTGGGCCACCGGCAACCATCCGCCTTTTCAAAAGTTCGACGACGGCTGGTACCAACTGATGCGCAGCTCCCGAACACCGTGGCTCACCGATGCGAACCGGGTGCTGGACTTTGTCGGCAACGACGGCATGGTCATCTATTCTGTGCTCTTGCTCTTGGTTCTCTTGCGCCGCCATTGGCGCTTGGCATTGTTCACGGCCGTGGTCAATCTGTGCGCCCTAGGGCTAACCCACTTGATCAAATTTTTGGTGGACCGCCCACGCCCCAGCGATCATCTGGTCCCTGTTGACCACGGCTCTTATCCATCGGGGCACGTCAGCGGTACCGTAACAGCCATGGTGGTCACAGCCGTGGTTCTGGGCCGATTGTGGATGTGGGTCAGCTGCGCAATTCTCAGTGTTGCCATGATGTACAGCCGCACGTATCTGGGTGTCCACTGGGCCTCGGACACCATTGCCGGAGCTTTGCTGGGTGCCGGAGTGACGCTCTTACTCTGGGCACTACTGAGAGATAAATGCTTGGGTCGGAATATTAATCACGGCAGCATTGAGGACGGCCCGCAGCCCCTCTAG